GAACTGAGGCGCACGACGAGCACCTTTAAGACCGTATTTCTTACGCTCTTTCATACGTGCATCACGAGTTAATAAACCAGCGCGCTTTAATGTTGGACGGAACTCAGGGTCAGCTTGAAGTAATGCGCGAGCAATACCGTGGCGGATTGCGCCAGCTTGACCAGTGTAACCACCGCCGCTTACGTTTACAAGAACATCGTAGCTACCAACTGTTTCAGTTGCTACTAATGGTTGTCTTACAACAACACGTAAAGCTTCGAATGGGATATAATCTTCGATTTCACGACCGTTAACTACAATTTTACCTGTGCCTGGAACTAGACGCACACGTGCGACTGAGCTCTTACGACGACCAGTACCAATATATTGAACTTGTGCCAAGTTAATTCCCTCCCTCTAAATTATCCGCGAAGTTCGTAAACTTCAGGTTTTTGTGCTTGGTGTGGATGTTCGCTACCAGCATATACGTGTAACTTTTTGAACATTTGACGGCCAAGAGAATTCTTTGGAAGCATACCTTTAACAGCAAGCTCGATCATTTTCTCAGCATAGTTTGTACGCATTTCTAGAGCCGTTCTTTGCTTTAAACCACCTGGGTGTAAGCTGTGACGGTAGTAGATCTTGTCAGTTAATTTCTTTCCTGTAAGTTCTACTTTAGAAGCATTAAGAATGATTACATGATCACCAGTGTCAACATTTGGTGTAAAAGTTGGTTTGTTTTTACCACGTAAAATTGACGCTACTTCAGAAGCAAGACGACCAAGAGTTTTGCCCTCAGCATCAATCACGTACCATTTACGCTCGATATTGTTGGCATTTGCCATAAACGTTGTACGCATGAGTTTCCCTCCTAATTAAATCCTAAAGATTATTTTTCGCACCTTCAAAGCAATGAATGATCAATTCTGTTCCGGGAATCATTCACCCATGCCCTTGTGCGGCTAAGTTTCATTTCATATATTTTCAATCACGATGAAGACTTTCCGGGGCTTTATCGTGGGATTAAAAACACACACATATAATATAATAAATACATTGGGTCTATATGTCAAGGGAATGTTACACCTGGTTAGGTTGTTTTATACAAAAATTATTGATAAAAAACTCCCCAAAGGTATAGACCGTGGGCTGGCGCTGTCTTTCCAGCGAAGCGGCGATCTTTTTTTTCTAGAATGGCCGATATATCCTCTGGCCTTCGATCACCTGCACCTACCTCTAGTAAAGTCCCGACTAAAATCCGGACCATGTTATACAAAAAGCCATTTCCCACAAAGCGAATGGTAAGTTGGTCGCCTTCGAGCAAAAAATCGATTGCCTGAATGGTCCGTACTTTATCCTCCACTTCTGTTTTTGCTGAACAAAAGCTAGTAAAGTCATGGGTGCCAAGGAAATATTTACTTGCTTCCTTCATTGCTTCTAGGTTTAGCGGATAAGAATAGCGATAGGCAAATTTCCGCTGGAAGGGGTCCCTTTTCACTGATAAATACAGCTTATAACGGTATTCTTTCCCTTTGGCACCAAACCGGGAGTGAAAGTCTTTGGCTACTTTTTCAACTGAAAGTACTGAAATATCCTCAGGGAGCATCGAATTCAGAGCAATTTCCCACCTTTCTTCAGTGATAGGAAGTGGGGAATCAAAATGAATCACCTGCCCCAATGCATGAACCCCTGCATCTGTTCGCCCAGAACCAGACACTTTAATGGTGGTGCCTTTATGCATCTTTGCTAAGACAGCTTCAAGCTCCAGTTGTACCGTCCGCTTATTCGGTTGGACTTGATACCCGGAGAACCCCGAGCCATCATAGGATATAATGCATTTGTATCGTTGCATGATTTCGCCCCATTATGAACGTAATAATATTAAAAAGATCGTTACAACACCAAGGAGTACTAATTGCAGAGTATCGGCCCCTTGCCATTCCAGCTGCCGATATTTCGTTCTCCCTTCGCCGCCGCGATAACCTCTCGCTTCCATCGCTATAGCTAGCTCCTCCGCCCGTTTAAACGAGCTGACAAACAACGGAATAAGTAGGGGAATAACCGCCTTGATCCGCTCCTTAAAGGGACCGCTGGAAAATTCAACTCCACGGGCGATTTGTGCCTTCATGATCTTATCTGTTTCCTGCATTAACGTCGGAATGAATCGTAAGGAAATAGACATCATCAGTGCCATTTCATGGACTGGAAAATGAACCTTTTTTAACGGGTGTAATAGGGTTTCCAATCCATCGGTTATTTCAATCGGTGTAGTTGTTAATGTTAGTAAGGAAGTCATTAAGATTAAGAAGAAGAATCGTAAGGAGATAAAGATCCCCTGTCTGACACCTTCTTCGTATATCTTAATCGGTCCCAATTGATATAAAAGGTCGCCTTGTTTCGTAAAGAACAGCTGCAACACTAATGTAAAAAGGACAAGCCATAAAACGGGTTTCAAGCCCCCATATAAAAAGCGAATGGGA
The window above is part of the Bacillus sp. SORGH_AS_0510 genome. Proteins encoded here:
- the rpsI gene encoding 30S ribosomal protein S9, whose protein sequence is MAQVQYIGTGRRKSSVARVRLVPGTGKIVVNGREIEDYIPFEALRVVVRQPLVATETVGSYDVLVNVSGGGYTGQAGAIRHGIARALLQADPEFRPTLKRAGLLTRDARMKERKKYGLKGARRAPQFSKR
- the rplM gene encoding 50S ribosomal protein L13; protein product: MRTTFMANANNIERKWYVIDAEGKTLGRLASEVASILRGKNKPTFTPNVDTGDHVIILNASKVELTGKKLTDKIYYRHSLHPGGLKQRTALEMRTNYAEKMIELAVKGMLPKNSLGRQMFKKLHVYAGSEHPHQAQKPEVYELRG
- the truA gene encoding tRNA pseudouridine(38-40) synthase TruA, translating into MQRYKCIISYDGSGFSGYQVQPNKRTVQLELEAVLAKMHKGTTIKVSGSGRTDAGVHALGQVIHFDSPLPITEERWEIALNSMLPEDISVLSVEKVAKDFHSRFGAKGKEYRYKLYLSVKRDPFQRKFAYRYSYPLNLEAMKEASKYFLGTHDFTSFCSAKTEVEDKVRTIQAIDFLLEGDQLTIRFVGNGFLYNMVRILVGTLLEVGAGDRRPEDISAILEKKDRRFAGKTAPAHGLYLWGVFYQ
- a CDS encoding energy-coupling factor transporter transmembrane protein EcfT translates to MMEKMIFGRYVPADSLIHKMDPRSKILVIFLFVCVIFLANNAVTYALIGIYTFFMLGLARIPIRFLYGGLKPVLWLVLFTLVLQLFFTKQGDLLYQLGPIKIYEEGVRQGIFISLRFFFLILMTSLLTLTTTPIEITDGLETLLHPLKKVHFPVHEMALMMSISLRFIPTLMQETDKIMKAQIARGVEFSSGPFKERIKAVIPLLIPLFVSSFKRAEELAIAMEARGYRGGEGRTKYRQLEWQGADTLQLVLLGVVTIFLILLRS